A window of the Juglans microcarpa x Juglans regia isolate MS1-56 chromosome 5D, Jm3101_v1.0, whole genome shotgun sequence genome harbors these coding sequences:
- the LOC121265236 gene encoding serine/threonine-protein kinase AtPK2/AtPK19-like, whose product MVSSQLPGFTKTRICKPLQTQLLFPVNPTDAAVTDHVELDFSDVFGPLPIQSSMETNCCDSGNSISAEDANELIYDDPVVIYSRSHSLVGPSCISQSLKLSKLTIHESEDLVQLAECVEGETIKVQKPAIDDGKIEKCFKDVDGNFMKVESVGIDDFEILKVVGQGAFAKVYQVRKKGSLEIYAMKVMRKDKIVEKNHAEYMKAERDILTNVDHPFIVQLRYSFQTKYRLYLVLDFVNGGHLFFQLYHHGLFREDLARLYAAEIVSAVSHLHANGIMHRDLKPENILLDADGHAMLTDFGLAKKFDENTRSNSVCGTLEYMSPEIVLGKGHDKAADWWSVGVLLFEMLTGKPPFTGNREKIQQKIVKEKIKLPAFLTSDAHSLLKGLLQKEASKRLGCGPTGSEEIKRHKWFKAINWKKLETRQIQPSFRPEVAGKHCIANFEKRWTDMPVVDSPAASPNAGGNPFTGFSYVRPAASFLQKDSSTFH is encoded by the exons ATGGTGTCATCTCAATTACCTGGTTTTACCAAGACCCGCATTTGCAAACCATTGCAAACACAATTACTTTTTCCTGTGAACCCCACAGATGCTGCAGTTACGGATCATGTTGAGCTGGATTTCTCTGATGTGTTTGGTCCTCTACCAATTCAGTCTTCAATGGAAACAAATTGCTGTGATTCTGGTAACTCCATTTCTGCAGAAGATGCGAATGAGCTAATTTATGATGATCCGGTTGTCATTTACAGCCGATCACATTCTCTAGTTGGCCCTTCTTGTATCAGTCAATCATTGAAGCTCAGCAAGCTCACCATACACGAGTCAGAGGATTTGGTGCAACTAGCAGAGTGTGTCGAAGGAGAAACGATTAAAGTTCAGAAACCTGCCATTGATGATggaaaaattgagaaatgttttaaagaTGTTGATGGAAATTTCATGAAGGTTGAGAGTGTAGGCATTGATGATTTTGAGATCTTGAAGGTTGTTGGGCAGGGTGCATTTGCAAAAGTATATCAGGTGAGGAAAAAGGGTAGTTTAGAAATATATGCAATGAAGGTCATGCGGAAGGACAAGATTGTGGAGAAGAATCATGCAGAATACATGAAAGCTGAGAGGGATATTTTGACAAATGTAGATCATCCCTTCATTGTCCAGCTCAGATACTCATTCCAA ACAAAATATAGATTATATCTTGTGCTGGATTTTGTAAATGGGGGTCACCTTTTCTTTCAGCTCTATCACCATGGCCTTTTCAG gGAAGATCTTGCCCGCTTATATGCTGCTGAGATTGTATCTGCGGTTTCTCACCTCCATGCAAATGGAATAATGCATAGAGATCTTAAACCTGAAAATATTCTACTGGATGCAGATGGCcat GCAATGTTGACTGATTTTGGACTGGCAAAGAAATTTGACGAAAATACGAGGTCTAACTCCGTGTGCGGAACTTTAGAATACATGTCACCTGAAATTGTTCTTGGAAAGGGGCATGATAAGGCAGCAGACTGGTGGAGCGTGGGAGTCCTATTATTTGAGATGCTAACTGGCAAG CCTCCTTTTACTGGGAACCGTGAGAAAATTCAGCAAAAGATAGTAAAGGAAAAGATCAAGCTACCGGCATTTTTGACAAGTGATGCACATTCTCTGTTAAAAGGG CTGCTACAGAAAGAAGCAAGCAAGCGCCTTGGTTGTGGACCTACTGGGAGCGAGGAAATTAAGCGCCATAAGTGGTTCAAGGCAATCAATTGGAAGAAACTGGAGACCCGACAAATCCAGCCAAGTTTTCGTCCCGAAGTTGCCGGGAAGCACTGCATAGCTAACTTTGAGAAGCGCTGGACGGACATGCCAGTTGTGGATTCACCAGCTGCTAGTCCAAATGCTGGTGGAAACCCTTTCACGGGCTTCAGTTATGTGAGGCCTGCAGCTTCTTTTCTTCAGAAGGATAGCTCCACCTTCCACTAG
- the LOC121265586 gene encoding serine/threonine-protein kinase STN8, chloroplastic, producing MASLLCPTPSALQHNPRSFCFSPLKLTSPTNLCIFTNRFKYNRLRCNVFIENVQEDFLENALHLDQFPVLQYGFWQFQRVSGELSEMQKWGFLVFAGLTWIYLTSRPGILLGAIDTYLLAPLQLGLDSLSGKRNLNTSDFVIGQKLGEGNFGIVYSGAIVPKNVAAENKVQNRRRRNATELDERVKEKVILKKVKTGIQGGKECGDFEEWFNYRLSRAAPESCAEFLGSFVANETNSQFTKGGKWLVWKFEGDRNLADYMKDRNFPLNLESVMFGRVLQGVDSVKRDALIIKQIMRQIITSLKKIHNTGIVHRDIKPANLVVTKRGQIKLIDFGAATDLRIGKNYVPKLSLLDPDYCPPELYVLPEETPSPPPEPIAAFLSPILWQLNSPDLFDMYSAGIVLMQMAIPTLRSTSSLKNFNSELKTVGYDLNKWREYTRLRPDFTILDLDLGRGWDLATKLISQRGFLRRGRISAAAALTHPYFLLGGDQAVAVLSKFSLNRK from the exons ATGGCTTCTTTGCTTTGTCCAACTCCGAGTGCTCTTCAACATAATCCTAGGAGTTTCTGCTTCTCTCCTTTGAAGCTGACTTCTCCAACAAATCTCTGTATCTTCACGAACCGTTTCAAATATAACCGGCTAAGGTGTAATGTATTCATTGAAAACGTCCAAGAAGATTTCTTGGAGAATGCTCTTCACCTGGATCAGTTTCCCGTTTTACAATATGGGTTTTGGCAATTTCAGAGAGTTTCCGGGGAACTTTCCGAGATGCAAAAGTGGGGGTTCCTGGTATTTGCTGGGCTGACTTGGATTTATTTAACTTCAAGGCCTGGTATTCTCCTCGGTGCCATTGATACATACCTTCTGGCTCCTCTGCAACTGGGTTTGGACAGTTTGAGTGGAAAGAGGAACTTGAACACTTCGGATTTTGTGATAGGTCAAAAACTTGGAGAAGGGAACTTTGGTATTGTTTATTCTGGTGCCATTGTTCCCAAGAATGTGGCTGCAGAAAACAAGGTACAGAATAGACGAAGAAGAAATGCGACGGAATTGGATGAGAGGGTGAAGGAGAAAGTCATTCTAAAAAAG GTGAAGACTGGAATCCAAGGGGGTAAAGAATGCGGTGACTTTGAGGAGTGGTTCAACTACAGACTGTCTAGAGCGGCCCCTGAATCATGCGCTGAGTTCCTTGGAAGTTTTGTTGCCAACGAAACAAATTCTCAATTCACAAAGGGAGGAAAATGGCTTGTTTGGAAATTCGAG GGTGATCGCAATCTTGCTGATTACATGAAAGATCGCAACTTCCCTTTAAACTTAGAATCTGTCATGTTTGGGCGGGTCTTGCAAGGAGTGGACTCTGTTAAACGAGATGCTTTGATCATCAAGCAAATAATGCGCCAAATCATTACCTCACTGAAGAAAATACATAACACAGGCATCGTTCATCGTGATATAAAGCCTGCCAACTTGGTGGTGACGAAACGGGGACAGATCAAGCTCATAGATTTCGGGGCAGCCACAGATCTTCGGATTGGCAAGAACTACGTACCCAAACTTAGCCTGCTTGATCCTGATTATTGCCCCCCTGAACTATACGTACTCCCGGAGGAAACACCAAGTCCTCCTCCGGAGCCCATTGCAGCGTTCCTTTCTCCAATCCTCTGGCAG CTAAACAGTCCTGATCTCTTTGATATGTATTCCGCTGGGATTGTACTCATGCAAATGGCAATACCAACCTTAAGATCTACATCAAGCTTAAAGAATTTCAATTCAGAACTAAAAACAGTTGGGTATGACTTAAATAAATGGAGGGAATACACGCGGTTGAGGCCTGACTTTACAATTCTTGATCTCGACTTGGGTAGAGGGTGGGATCTGGCCACAAAGCTTATATCACAGAGAGGTTTTCTCAGAAGGGGACGTATCTCTGCTGCTGCTGCTCTGACGCATCCTTATTTTCTGCTGGGTGGTGACCAGGCAGTTGCTGTTCTTTCAAAGTTTAGCTTAAATAGGAAATGA
- the LOC121266554 gene encoding mannan endo-1,4-beta-mannosidase 6-like isoform X1, with protein MDTLMKKNLLHVIFGMATFMIVIQISSSSTIFAGATGDLEEQVMDTMVEGTENHLAYDHSRSYGINELGSMEDDAWQMVGKKGNQFVVNDQPFYLNGFNTYWLMVFAADQSTRGKVTDLFKQASSVGLTVCRTWAFNDGQWRALQKSPSVYDEEVFKALDFVVSEAKKYKIRLILSLTNNWDAYGGKAQYVKWGKAAGLNVTSGDDFFSDPTLRSYYKAHVKTVLNRVNTLTNITYKDDPTIFAWELMNEPRCTSDPTGNKLQSWIQEMAVYVKSMDPKHLVEIGLEGFYGPSTPDRVQLNPNTYAQQVGTDFIRNHQVLGVDFASVHIYADSWISQSITNAHLQFTKSWMDAHIEDAERHLGMPVVFAEFGVSSKDPGYNLSFRNTLLNTVYKIQLDSTKKGGSGAGSLLWQLFPEGTENMDDGYAIVLSKSPSTSDIISLHSSRLGIFNSRCSWKCHWGCNKKPALDQTFLYHDDL; from the exons ATGGATACTCTcatgaaaaagaatttgttgCACGTTATCTTTGGGATGGCCACTTTTATGATTGTTATTCAAATTAGTTCAAGTTCCACCATATTTGCAGGTGCCACTGGAGATTTAGAGGAGCAAGTAATGGATACCATGGTGGAGGGCACTGAAAATCATTTAGCATATGACCATAGCAGAAGTTATGG GATTAATGAGCTGGGTAGCATGGAAGATGATGCATGGCAAATGGTGGGAAAGAAAGGGAACCAATTTGTGGTTAACGACCAACCTTTCTATTTAAATGGATTCAACACGTATTGGTTGATGGTATTTGCTGCGGATCAGTCCACCAGGGGAAAGGTCACGGATTTGTTTAAACAAGCATCTTCAGTGGGTCTAACAGTTTGCAGGACATGGGCATTTAATGATGGACAATGGCGAGCTCTCCAGAAATCTCCTTCAGTTTACGACGAGGAAGTTTTCAAG GCCTTGGATTTTGTGGTGAGTGAAGCAAAGAAATACAAGATCCGGCTCATACTATCGTTAACTAACAACTGGGATGCGTATGGAGGCAAAGCACAATATGTGAAATGGGGAAAAGCTGCTGGCCTCAATGTAACATCCGGAGATGACTTCTTCTCTGATCCAACTCTCAGGAGCTACTACAAGGCGCATGTTAAG ACGGTTCTTAATAGGGTCAATACACTCACAAACATAACTTACAAGGACGACCCCACTATCTTTGCATGGGAGCTGATGAACGAACCTCGATGCACCTCTGATCCCACTGGAAATAAACTGcag TCATGGATACAAGAAATGGCAGTCTATGTGAAGAGCATGGATCCAAAACACTTGGTGGAGATTGGCTTGGAAGGATTTTATGGTCCCTCAACACCTGACAGGGTTCAGTTAAACCCAAATACATACGCCCAACAAGTGGGAACTGATTTCATTAGGAACCATCAGGTTCTTGGTGTTGATTTCGCTTCAGTTCACATTTATGCAGACTCTTG GATTTCACAATCAATAACTAATGCCCATCTGCAATTCACGAAGTCGTGGATGGACGCTCACATAGAAGATGCTGAGAGACATCTCGGGATGCCTGTTGTGTTTGCTGAATTTGGGGTATCTTCAAAGGACCCTGGCTACAACTTGTCATTCCGGAACACCCTTCTCAACACAGTTTACAAGATCCAATTGGACTCTACAAAGAAGGGAGGAAGTGGTGCCGGGAGTCTTCTGTGGCAGCTTTTCCCTGAAGGGACGGAAAACATGGATGATGGATATGCAATTGTTTTGTCAAAATCTCCGTCAACATCAGACATCATATCCCTTCATTCCTCAAGGCTCGGGATCTTCAACTCCCGTTGCTCTTGGAAATGCCATTGGGGTTGCAACAAGAAGCCTGCTTTGGATCAGACATTCCTCTACCATGACGATCTGTAA
- the LOC121266554 gene encoding mannan endo-1,4-beta-mannosidase 6-like isoform X2, translating into MDTLMKKNLLHVIFGMATFMIVIQISSSSTIFAGATGDLEEQVMDTMVEGTENHLAYDHSRRINELGSMEDDAWQMVGKKGNQFVVNDQPFYLNGFNTYWLMVFAADQSTRGKVTDLFKQASSVGLTVCRTWAFNDGQWRALQKSPSVYDEEVFKALDFVVSEAKKYKIRLILSLTNNWDAYGGKAQYVKWGKAAGLNVTSGDDFFSDPTLRSYYKAHVKTVLNRVNTLTNITYKDDPTIFAWELMNEPRCTSDPTGNKLQSWIQEMAVYVKSMDPKHLVEIGLEGFYGPSTPDRVQLNPNTYAQQVGTDFIRNHQVLGVDFASVHIYADSWISQSITNAHLQFTKSWMDAHIEDAERHLGMPVVFAEFGVSSKDPGYNLSFRNTLLNTVYKIQLDSTKKGGSGAGSLLWQLFPEGTENMDDGYAIVLSKSPSTSDIISLHSSRLGIFNSRCSWKCHWGCNKKPALDQTFLYHDDL; encoded by the exons ATGGATACTCTcatgaaaaagaatttgttgCACGTTATCTTTGGGATGGCCACTTTTATGATTGTTATTCAAATTAGTTCAAGTTCCACCATATTTGCAGGTGCCACTGGAGATTTAGAGGAGCAAGTAATGGATACCATGGTGGAGGGCACTGAAAATCATTTAGCATATGACCATAGCAGAAG GATTAATGAGCTGGGTAGCATGGAAGATGATGCATGGCAAATGGTGGGAAAGAAAGGGAACCAATTTGTGGTTAACGACCAACCTTTCTATTTAAATGGATTCAACACGTATTGGTTGATGGTATTTGCTGCGGATCAGTCCACCAGGGGAAAGGTCACGGATTTGTTTAAACAAGCATCTTCAGTGGGTCTAACAGTTTGCAGGACATGGGCATTTAATGATGGACAATGGCGAGCTCTCCAGAAATCTCCTTCAGTTTACGACGAGGAAGTTTTCAAG GCCTTGGATTTTGTGGTGAGTGAAGCAAAGAAATACAAGATCCGGCTCATACTATCGTTAACTAACAACTGGGATGCGTATGGAGGCAAAGCACAATATGTGAAATGGGGAAAAGCTGCTGGCCTCAATGTAACATCCGGAGATGACTTCTTCTCTGATCCAACTCTCAGGAGCTACTACAAGGCGCATGTTAAG ACGGTTCTTAATAGGGTCAATACACTCACAAACATAACTTACAAGGACGACCCCACTATCTTTGCATGGGAGCTGATGAACGAACCTCGATGCACCTCTGATCCCACTGGAAATAAACTGcag TCATGGATACAAGAAATGGCAGTCTATGTGAAGAGCATGGATCCAAAACACTTGGTGGAGATTGGCTTGGAAGGATTTTATGGTCCCTCAACACCTGACAGGGTTCAGTTAAACCCAAATACATACGCCCAACAAGTGGGAACTGATTTCATTAGGAACCATCAGGTTCTTGGTGTTGATTTCGCTTCAGTTCACATTTATGCAGACTCTTG GATTTCACAATCAATAACTAATGCCCATCTGCAATTCACGAAGTCGTGGATGGACGCTCACATAGAAGATGCTGAGAGACATCTCGGGATGCCTGTTGTGTTTGCTGAATTTGGGGTATCTTCAAAGGACCCTGGCTACAACTTGTCATTCCGGAACACCCTTCTCAACACAGTTTACAAGATCCAATTGGACTCTACAAAGAAGGGAGGAAGTGGTGCCGGGAGTCTTCTGTGGCAGCTTTTCCCTGAAGGGACGGAAAACATGGATGATGGATATGCAATTGTTTTGTCAAAATCTCCGTCAACATCAGACATCATATCCCTTCATTCCTCAAGGCTCGGGATCTTCAACTCCCGTTGCTCTTGGAAATGCCATTGGGGTTGCAACAAGAAGCCTGCTTTGGATCAGACATTCCTCTACCATGACGATCTGTAA